In Saccharothrix syringae, the following are encoded in one genomic region:
- a CDS encoding penicillin-binding transpeptidase domain-containing protein, whose product MIARTLALSGAVLLLVSGCGLFSSRPGPDEVTNDFLTRVAAGDLDGAAAVTDDPGGARELLGQVREALKPAGLRTTVEQVREADGAGTAEASVGYDWDLGHGHAWGYQAKLELRREEDDWKVHWVPSAVHPKLGAQQALGLAEVKPEPAPVLDRDGVPLLSPEVVVSVLLDPAQAGDRDAVVGALAAALNPIDPTITPQSITEGAAKVPSGQVYQVAALRDADYQTVKPAIYDLPGVRFTSQKSLLAPSRTFGSQVLPAVRKFVEEDISGRAGLRVFTVNAAGEEVEVLHEQAPEPAEAVGTKLSRAVMTAAEDALEPVPQAAMLVALSATTGDVLAVAQNAPADQEGAVALTGQYPPGSTFKVVSAAAALASGAVAADTPVPCPGRTTVDGRRIVPNDREFDKGTVPLTTAFAVSCNTTFAQLAAAMTPDALTAAADSFGLGVDFEIPAVTTITGSVPPATDVVERAEDGFGQGKVLASPFGMALVAATAASGKVPVPSLLTGRETKADHTPTPPAPAVLEPLRAMMREVVVAGSATQLQPYGDVRGKTGTAQFGDGTNSHGWFIGYRGDVAFATLLLGTNSSAPAVEASGRFLAALG is encoded by the coding sequence GTGATCGCGCGCACGCTGGCCCTGTCCGGGGCCGTGCTGCTGCTCGTCAGCGGCTGCGGCCTGTTCTCCTCCCGCCCCGGCCCGGACGAGGTGACCAACGACTTCCTGACCAGGGTGGCGGCCGGCGACCTCGACGGCGCCGCGGCGGTCACCGACGACCCGGGCGGGGCCCGGGAGCTGCTGGGCCAGGTGCGCGAGGCGCTGAAACCCGCGGGCCTGCGCACGACCGTGGAGCAGGTGCGCGAGGCCGACGGCGCGGGCACGGCCGAGGCTTCGGTGGGCTACGACTGGGACCTCGGGCACGGGCACGCGTGGGGCTACCAGGCGAAGCTGGAGCTGCGCCGCGAGGAGGACGACTGGAAGGTGCACTGGGTGCCGTCCGCGGTCCACCCGAAGCTCGGCGCGCAGCAGGCGCTGGGCCTGGCCGAGGTGAAGCCGGAACCGGCGCCGGTGCTCGACCGCGACGGCGTGCCGCTGCTCTCGCCGGAGGTCGTCGTGTCGGTCCTGCTCGACCCCGCGCAGGCGGGCGACCGCGACGCGGTGGTCGGTGCGCTGGCGGCGGCGCTGAACCCGATCGACCCCACGATCACGCCGCAGTCGATCACCGAGGGCGCGGCGAAGGTGCCGTCCGGGCAGGTCTACCAGGTGGCGGCGCTGCGCGACGCGGACTACCAGACCGTCAAGCCCGCCATCTACGACCTGCCGGGCGTGCGGTTCACCTCGCAGAAGAGCCTGCTCGCGCCGTCGCGCACGTTCGGGTCGCAGGTGCTGCCCGCGGTGCGGAAGTTCGTGGAGGAGGACATCTCCGGGCGGGCCGGGCTGCGCGTGTTCACCGTCAACGCGGCCGGCGAGGAGGTGGAGGTGCTGCACGAGCAGGCGCCCGAGCCCGCCGAGGCCGTCGGGACCAAGCTCAGCCGCGCGGTGATGACCGCGGCCGAGGACGCGCTGGAGCCGGTGCCGCAGGCGGCGATGCTGGTCGCGCTGTCCGCCACCACCGGCGACGTGCTGGCCGTGGCGCAGAACGCCCCGGCCGACCAGGAGGGCGCGGTGGCCCTGACCGGCCAGTACCCGCCGGGCTCGACGTTCAAGGTGGTGTCCGCCGCGGCGGCCCTCGCGTCGGGGGCGGTCGCCGCCGACACCCCCGTGCCGTGCCCGGGGAGGACGACGGTCGACGGTCGGCGGATCGTGCCCAACGACCGCGAGTTCGACAAGGGCACCGTGCCGCTGACCACGGCGTTCGCGGTGTCGTGCAACACCACGTTCGCGCAGCTCGCGGCCGCGATGACGCCGGACGCCCTGACCGCGGCCGCCGACTCGTTCGGCCTGGGCGTCGACTTCGAGATCCCGGCCGTCACCACGATCACCGGCTCGGTGCCGCCCGCGACGGACGTGGTGGAGCGGGCCGAGGACGGCTTCGGCCAGGGGAAGGTGCTGGCCAGCCCGTTCGGCATGGCGCTGGTGGCGGCGACGGCGGCGTCCGGGAAGGTGCCCGTCCCGTCGCTGCTGACCGGTCGGGAGACCAAGGCGGACCACACCCCGACCCCGCCCGCCCCGGCGGTCCTGGAGCCGCTGCGGGCGATGATGCGCGAGGTGGTCGTGGCGGGGTCCGCGACGCAGCTCCAGCCGTACGGGGACGTGCGCGGCAAGACCGGCACGGCGCAGTTCGGGGACGGCACCAACTCCCACGGCTGGTTCATCGGCTACCGGGGGGACGTCGCCTTCGCCACGCTGCTGCTGGGCACGAACTCGTCGGCGCCGGCGGTGGAGGCGTCGGGGCGGTTCCTGGCGGCGTTGGGGTGA
- a CDS encoding GNAT family N-acetyltransferase — protein sequence MLRLAGARLLDERDLPEVLAVLAADPVASCMVAARVEVAGLDPWRLGGEVWAYDQRSLRGGRVDALCFAGPNLIPLCGDAAALRSFADRARRRGRMCSSLVGPAEQVLGLWEELAPDWGPAREVRADQPLMALDGSPSIPLDPLVRPVRPDELDRYLPAAIAMFIEEVGVDPCAEDGGASYRARVAELIAGGRAFARFEGGDVVFKAEIGAMSGKVGQIQGVWVRPDRRGCGIGAAGTAAVAERLVRGMGRTASLYVNSYNDVARAAYRKIGFTQVGRYATVLF from the coding sequence GTGTTGAGGCTCGCTGGCGCGCGTTTGCTCGACGAGCGGGACCTGCCCGAGGTCCTCGCGGTGCTCGCCGCCGACCCGGTGGCGTCCTGCATGGTCGCGGCCAGGGTCGAGGTCGCCGGCCTCGACCCGTGGCGGCTCGGTGGTGAGGTCTGGGCGTACGACCAGCGGTCGCTGCGCGGCGGCCGGGTCGACGCCCTGTGCTTCGCCGGTCCGAACCTGATCCCGCTGTGCGGCGACGCCGCGGCGCTGCGCAGCTTCGCCGACCGGGCGCGTCGCCGGGGCCGGATGTGCTCGTCCCTGGTCGGGCCCGCCGAGCAGGTGCTCGGCCTGTGGGAGGAGCTGGCCCCCGACTGGGGCCCGGCCCGCGAGGTGCGCGCCGACCAGCCGCTGATGGCGCTGGACGGCAGCCCGTCGATCCCGCTCGACCCGCTGGTGCGCCCGGTGCGGCCCGACGAGCTGGACCGGTACCTGCCCGCGGCCATCGCCATGTTCATCGAGGAGGTCGGCGTCGACCCGTGCGCCGAGGACGGCGGCGCGTCCTACCGGGCGCGGGTGGCCGAGCTGATCGCGGGTGGGCGGGCGTTCGCCCGGTTCGAGGGCGGCGACGTGGTGTTCAAGGCCGAGATCGGCGCCATGTCGGGCAAGGTCGGCCAGATCCAGGGCGTGTGGGTGCGGCCGGACCGGCGCGGGTGCGGCATCGGCGCGGCGGGCACCGCGGCGGTGGCGGAACGCCTGGTCAGGGGCATGGGCCGGACCGCGTCGCTGTACGTCAACTCCTACAACGACGTCGCCAGGGCCGCCTACCGCAAGATCGGCTTCACCCAGGTCGGCCGGTACGCCACCGTGCTGTTCTGA
- the ispG gene encoding flavodoxin-dependent (E)-4-hydroxy-3-methylbut-2-enyl-diphosphate synthase has translation MSDGVMLGIPAMPPPVLSERRRTRQLMVGSVGVGSEFPVSVQSMTTTVTADVNATLQQIAELTAAGCDIVRVACPSQDDADALSAIARKSQIPVIADIHFQPKYVFAAIEAGCAAVRVNPGNIKRFDDKVREIARAARDHGTPIRIGVNAGSLDPRLLAKYGKATPEALAESALWEASLFAEHDFHDLKISVKHNDPVVMIRAYELLAEQCDYPLHLGVTEAGPAFQGTIKSAVAFGALLRQGIGDTIRVSLSAPPVEEVKVGHQILQSLNLRPRKLEIVSCPSCGRAQVDVYTLAEQVTAGLEGLEVPLRVAVMGCVVNGPGEAREADLGVASGNGKGQIFVKGQVVKTVPEHQIVETLIEEAMRIAEEMGEPVEGAQPVVTVG, from the coding sequence ATGAGCGACGGCGTCATGCTCGGCATCCCGGCGATGCCGCCCCCCGTGTTGTCGGAGCGGCGGCGCACCCGTCAGCTGATGGTGGGGTCGGTGGGGGTCGGGTCGGAGTTCCCGGTGTCGGTGCAGTCGATGACCACGACGGTCACGGCGGACGTGAACGCGACGTTGCAGCAGATCGCGGAGTTGACCGCGGCGGGCTGCGACATCGTGCGGGTGGCGTGCCCGTCGCAGGACGACGCGGACGCCCTGTCGGCGATCGCGCGCAAGTCGCAGATCCCGGTGATCGCGGACATCCACTTCCAGCCCAAGTACGTCTTCGCCGCGATCGAGGCCGGCTGCGCGGCGGTGCGGGTCAACCCGGGCAACATCAAGCGCTTCGACGACAAGGTCCGCGAGATCGCGCGGGCGGCGCGGGACCACGGCACGCCGATCCGGATCGGGGTCAACGCCGGGTCGCTGGACCCGCGGTTGCTGGCCAAGTACGGCAAGGCCACGCCGGAGGCGTTGGCGGAGTCGGCGTTGTGGGAGGCGTCGCTGTTCGCCGAGCACGACTTCCACGACCTGAAGATCAGCGTGAAGCACAACGACCCGGTGGTGATGATCCGGGCCTACGAGCTGCTGGCCGAGCAGTGCGACTACCCGCTGCACCTGGGCGTGACCGAGGCGGGTCCGGCGTTCCAGGGCACGATCAAGTCGGCGGTGGCGTTCGGCGCGCTGCTGCGGCAGGGCATCGGCGACACGATCCGGGTCTCGCTGTCCGCGCCGCCCGTCGAAGAGGTCAAGGTCGGGCACCAGATCCTGCAGTCGCTCAACCTGCGCCCGCGCAAGTTGGAGATCGTCTCCTGCCCGTCGTGCGGACGCGCCCAGGTGGACGTCTACACGCTGGCCGAGCAGGTCACCGCGGGCCTGGAGGGCCTGGAGGTGCCGCTGCGGGTGGCGGTGATGGGCTGCGTGGTCAACGGGCCGGGCGAGGCGCGGGAGGCCGACCTCGGGGTGGCGTCGGGCAACGGCAAGGGCCAGATCTTCGTCAAGGGCCAGGTCGTCAAGACCGTGCCGGAGCACCAGATCGTGGAGACCCTGATCGAGGAGGCCATGCGCATCGCCGAGGAGATGGGCGAGCCCGTCGAGGGTGCCCAGCCGGTGGTGACGGTCGGCTGA
- a CDS encoding M50 family metallopeptidase has product MVYFFGILLFALLIGISIALHELGHLGTAKMFGMKVTRYFIGFGPKIFSFRRGETEYGLKAIPAGGFCEITGMTALEEVRPEDERRAFYRQKTWKRVIVLSAGSITHFILGFVILYVMAFTMGLPNLRDTPLVAEVSQCVQSGTSADCAPGAPAPARDAGFRAGDEVLAVAGTATPTWSDVLRVTRDRVGATEFRVRRDGQELTLNVDVARVERELQRKDGSTYKREVGAIGIIHQREFDYNALTALGGATEYTGDMFANTWQGLLRFPEKIPAVIEAIGGAERDVDSPVSVVGASRLGGEAVEQGLWQFFWLMLAGLNFFVGVFNLLPLLPLDGGHIAVNLYERVRNWVRGLRGLPVGAPVNYLRLLPLTYFVIFVGGAVTLLTVTADIVNPIRLGQ; this is encoded by the coding sequence GTGGTCTACTTTTTCGGCATCCTGCTGTTCGCGCTGCTCATCGGCATCTCCATCGCGCTGCACGAGCTGGGCCACCTGGGCACCGCGAAGATGTTCGGGATGAAGGTCACCCGCTACTTCATCGGGTTCGGCCCCAAGATCTTCTCGTTCCGCCGCGGCGAGACCGAGTACGGCCTCAAGGCCATCCCGGCCGGCGGGTTCTGCGAGATCACCGGCATGACCGCGCTGGAGGAGGTCCGCCCCGAGGACGAGCGGCGCGCCTTCTACCGGCAGAAGACCTGGAAGCGCGTGATCGTGCTCTCCGCGGGCTCCATCACGCACTTCATCCTCGGCTTCGTCATCCTGTACGTGATGGCCTTCACCATGGGCCTGCCGAACCTGCGCGACACCCCGCTGGTCGCCGAGGTCAGCCAGTGCGTGCAGAGCGGCACCTCGGCCGACTGCGCCCCCGGCGCGCCCGCACCGGCCCGGGACGCGGGCTTCCGGGCGGGCGACGAGGTCCTGGCCGTGGCCGGGACCGCCACGCCGACCTGGTCGGACGTGCTGCGGGTGACCCGCGACCGGGTCGGCGCGACCGAGTTCAGGGTCCGGCGCGACGGGCAGGAGCTGACCCTCAACGTCGACGTGGCGCGGGTCGAGCGGGAGCTGCAGCGCAAGGACGGCTCGACCTACAAGCGCGAGGTCGGCGCGATCGGGATCATCCACCAGCGCGAGTTCGACTACAACGCGCTGACCGCGCTGGGCGGGGCCACCGAGTACACCGGCGACATGTTCGCCAACACCTGGCAGGGCCTGCTGCGGTTCCCCGAGAAGATCCCCGCGGTCATCGAGGCCATCGGCGGCGCCGAGCGCGACGTGGACAGCCCGGTCAGCGTGGTCGGCGCGAGCCGGCTCGGCGGCGAGGCGGTGGAGCAGGGCCTGTGGCAGTTCTTCTGGCTCATGCTCGCCGGCCTGAACTTCTTCGTCGGTGTGTTCAACCTCCTGCCCCTGCTGCCGCTTGACGGTGGTCACATCGCGGTCAACCTCTACGAACGGGTGCGAAACTGGGTGCGGGGCCTGCGGGGCCTGCCCGTCGGTGCGCCGGTGAACTACCTGCGGCTGCTGCCGCTGACCTACTTCGTGATCTTCGTCGGTGGCGCCGTCACGCTGCTGACGGTCACCGCGGACATCGTCAACCCCATCCGACTCGGCCAGTGA
- the dxr gene encoding 1-deoxy-D-xylulose-5-phosphate reductoisomerase, whose amino-acid sequence MSTPRTVLVLGSTGSIGTQALDVIAANRDRFAVAGLAAGGADPATLAAQAVEHGVEAVAVARATAVEDVTLALYAEAQKRGYSRGRFKLPRVLAGPTAMTDLVDSTPADVVLNGITGSIGLEPTLHALATGATLALANKESLIAGGPLVLRAAKPGQLVPVDSEHSALAQCLRGGRSDEVARLVLTASGGPFRGRTRDGLAGVTAGEALAHPTWSMGPVITVNSATLVNKGLELIEAHLLFGVPYDRVDVVVHPQSVIHSMVTFTDGSTLAQASPPDMRLPIALALGWPDRVPGAASACTFDVATAWTFEPLDDETFPAVRLARQAGSGGGCLPAVYNAANEEAVAVFLAGGTPFTSIVDTVERVLAEAGGWAREPADVAEVLAAEQWARVRARELVATSVGSREGLG is encoded by the coding sequence ATGAGCACACCACGCACCGTCCTGGTCCTCGGGTCCACCGGCTCGATCGGCACCCAGGCCCTCGACGTCATCGCCGCCAACCGGGACCGCTTCGCCGTCGCCGGGCTGGCCGCCGGGGGCGCGGACCCGGCCACCCTGGCCGCGCAGGCCGTCGAGCACGGGGTCGAGGCCGTCGCGGTCGCGCGGGCCACCGCGGTCGAGGACGTCACCCTCGCCCTCTACGCCGAGGCGCAGAAGCGCGGCTACTCGCGCGGGCGGTTCAAGCTGCCGCGCGTGCTGGCGGGTCCCACCGCGATGACCGACCTGGTCGACTCCACCCCGGCGGACGTGGTGCTCAACGGCATCACCGGCTCCATCGGGCTGGAGCCGACGCTGCACGCGCTGGCCACCGGCGCGACCCTGGCCCTGGCCAACAAGGAGTCGCTGATCGCGGGCGGCCCGCTGGTGCTCAGGGCCGCGAAGCCGGGGCAGCTCGTGCCGGTCGACTCCGAGCACTCCGCGCTGGCCCAGTGCCTGCGCGGCGGCCGGTCCGACGAGGTCGCCCGGCTGGTGCTCACCGCCTCCGGCGGCCCGTTCCGCGGCCGCACCCGCGACGGGCTGGCCGGCGTGACCGCGGGCGAGGCCCTGGCCCACCCCACGTGGTCGATGGGCCCGGTCATCACGGTCAACTCGGCCACCCTGGTCAACAAGGGCCTGGAGCTGATCGAGGCGCACCTGCTCTTCGGGGTGCCGTACGACCGCGTCGACGTGGTCGTGCACCCGCAGTCGGTGATCCACTCGATGGTGACCTTCACCGACGGCTCCACGCTGGCCCAGGCCAGCCCGCCCGACATGCGCCTGCCGATCGCGCTGGCCCTGGGCTGGCCCGACCGCGTCCCGGGCGCCGCGTCCGCGTGTACCTTCGACGTGGCAACCGCCTGGACGTTCGAGCCGCTGGACGACGAGACCTTCCCGGCGGTGCGGCTGGCCAGGCAGGCGGGCTCCGGCGGGGGTTGCCTGCCGGCCGTCTACAACGCCGCCAACGAGGAGGCCGTAGCGGTCTTCCTCGCCGGTGGCACGCCGTTCACCTCCATCGTGGACACTGTCGAGCGGGTGCTGGCGGAGGCGGGCGGCTGGGCGCGGGAACCGGCGGACGTCGCCGAGGTGCTCGCGGCGGAGCAGTGGGCCCGGGTACGGGCACGGGAACTCGTGGCCACCTCGGTGGGCTCGCGGGAAGGACTGGGCTGA
- a CDS encoding GlsB/YeaQ/YmgE family stress response membrane protein, protein MGILGWIILGLIAGAIAKAIMPGRDPGGIIITMLLGIVGAIIGGFVGRAIFGSDINSFFDLSTWLLAILGSLIVLGVYRLVTGNRARA, encoded by the coding sequence GTGGGCATCTTGGGTTGGATCATTCTCGGCCTGATCGCGGGTGCCATCGCCAAGGCCATCATGCCTGGTCGGGACCCCGGTGGCATCATCATCACGATGCTGCTCGGCATCGTCGGCGCCATCATCGGCGGCTTCGTCGGCCGCGCGATCTTCGGGTCCGACATCAACTCGTTCTTCGACCTGAGCACGTGGCTGCTGGCCATCCTCGGCTCGCTGATCGTGCTCGGCGTCTACCGGCTGGTGACCGGCAACCGTGCCAGGGCTTGA
- a CDS encoding response regulator, with protein sequence MIRVLIADDEPLMRAGIKAILGTADDIELVAEVGDGREAVRVAQERRVDVAVLDIRMPRLDGLAAARELRSVAPSVRVVVLTTFGEDDNIVRALSDGAAGFLLKDSAPEELLRAVRAVHAGEAYLSPMVTSRVVGMVAQVGQPRRQEAVRQVAGLTEREVEVLALLGLGMSNADVGQRLHMSEATVKTYVSRLLAKLGLTNRVQAALLARDAGLAG encoded by the coding sequence TTGATCCGGGTCCTCATCGCCGACGACGAACCGCTGATGCGCGCGGGCATCAAGGCCATCCTCGGCACCGCCGACGACATCGAGCTGGTCGCCGAGGTGGGTGACGGGCGGGAGGCCGTGCGGGTGGCGCAGGAGCGGCGGGTGGACGTCGCCGTGCTCGACATCCGCATGCCGCGGCTGGACGGGCTGGCCGCGGCGCGCGAGCTGCGGTCGGTGGCGCCCTCGGTGCGGGTCGTGGTGCTGACCACGTTCGGCGAGGACGACAACATCGTCCGGGCGCTGTCGGACGGCGCGGCCGGGTTCCTGCTCAAGGACTCGGCGCCGGAGGAGCTGCTGCGGGCGGTGCGCGCGGTGCACGCGGGCGAGGCGTACCTGTCGCCCATGGTGACCAGCCGGGTGGTCGGGATGGTCGCCCAGGTGGGCCAGCCGCGCCGGCAGGAGGCGGTGCGCCAGGTGGCGGGGCTGACCGAGCGCGAGGTCGAGGTGCTGGCCCTGCTGGGGCTGGGCATGTCGAACGCGGACGTGGGGCAGCGGCTGCACATGAGCGAGGCGACCGTGAAGACCTACGTGAGCAGGCTGCTGGCGAAGCTGGGGCTGACCAACCGGGTGCAGGCGGCGCTGCTGGCCCGGGACGCCGGGTTGGCGGGGTGA
- a CDS encoding sensor histidine kinase, whose amino-acid sequence MTSVVQRFRLDLPDLRDAPAAFLRDHAERLGGITRWRAGREVVAVLVLLVLDVFPGLIGGYTELPAWAVAVMAVGYTALYLLRLLFPAVALLAATWVVFSAEHGGIALVIMLAYAAGYRVVPWQRALLTAVLALALHILAWDVSTPGLSGPFGSWVMLTVYGMVVALPFLVGRYAAQRHALVAALQEREEREVRERRMVSRQVRLRERNRIAQDMHDSLGHRLSLISVHAGALALDTGLGERQREAVQVLRSAALTAMEELRGVIGVLRRTEEPEEDHVRGTVDAIDELVEGARRAGVRAGLVRGGQPVPLPAKVSHAAYRIAQEGLTNASKHAPGAGVRVTVKYEPDALVVEVRNDPPPVRRPKGAGFGLVGLGERVRLAGGMLHVGELPAGGFRIAAVLPYEDTAAAGDEPADEPAEDLVEPARPAGIRKWAGVGSILLAGVVVVVVVGGYTWIGSQPVTKVVDRELFDSIEVGQSQAEVVARLPGGAEPPLGDVRSDAAPEPAGAECRYLVADEQSYSSQATRIVRFCFAGGKLVEKNTHLQGM is encoded by the coding sequence GTGACCTCTGTCGTGCAGCGGTTCCGGCTCGACCTGCCGGACCTCCGGGACGCGCCCGCGGCGTTCCTGCGGGACCACGCCGAGCGCCTGGGCGGGATCACCCGGTGGCGCGCGGGCCGCGAGGTGGTCGCGGTGCTGGTGCTGCTCGTGCTGGACGTGTTCCCCGGCCTGATCGGCGGCTACACCGAGCTGCCGGCGTGGGCGGTGGCGGTCATGGCCGTGGGCTACACGGCGCTGTACCTGCTGCGGCTGCTGTTCCCGGCGGTGGCCCTGCTGGCCGCCACGTGGGTGGTGTTCAGCGCCGAGCACGGCGGCATCGCGCTGGTCATCATGCTGGCCTACGCGGCGGGCTACCGGGTGGTGCCGTGGCAGCGGGCGCTGCTCACCGCGGTGCTCGCGCTGGCGCTGCACATCCTGGCCTGGGACGTGTCCACCCCGGGCCTGTCCGGGCCGTTCGGGTCGTGGGTGATGCTGACCGTGTACGGCATGGTCGTCGCGCTGCCGTTCCTGGTCGGCCGGTACGCCGCGCAGCGCCACGCGCTGGTGGCGGCGTTGCAGGAGCGCGAGGAGCGCGAGGTGCGCGAGCGGCGGATGGTCTCGCGCCAGGTGCGGCTGCGCGAGCGCAACCGGATCGCGCAGGACATGCACGACAGCCTCGGCCACCGGCTCAGCCTGATCTCCGTGCACGCGGGCGCGCTGGCGCTGGACACCGGGCTCGGCGAGCGCCAGCGCGAGGCGGTCCAGGTGCTGCGCAGCGCGGCGCTGACCGCCATGGAGGAGCTGCGCGGCGTCATCGGCGTGCTGCGGCGCACCGAGGAGCCCGAGGAGGACCACGTCCGGGGCACCGTGGACGCGATCGACGAGCTGGTCGAGGGCGCGCGGCGGGCCGGGGTGCGGGCGGGGCTGGTGCGCGGCGGGCAGCCGGTGCCGCTGCCCGCGAAGGTCAGCCACGCCGCGTACCGCATCGCCCAGGAGGGCCTGACCAACGCCAGCAAGCACGCGCCGGGCGCGGGCGTGCGGGTGACCGTGAAGTACGAGCCGGACGCGCTGGTGGTGGAGGTCCGCAACGACCCGCCGCCGGTCCGGCGGCCCAAGGGCGCCGGGTTCGGCCTGGTCGGCCTGGGCGAGCGGGTGCGGTTGGCGGGCGGGATGCTGCACGTCGGCGAGCTGCCGGCCGGCGGGTTCCGGATCGCGGCCGTGCTGCCCTACGAGGACACCGCCGCGGCGGGCGACGAACCCGCCGACGAGCCCGCCGAGGACCTGGTCGAGCCCGCCCGCCCGGCCGGCATCCGCAAGTGGGCGGGCGTCGGCTCGATCCTGCTGGCCGGGGTCGTGGTGGTCGTGGTGGTCGGCGGCTACACCTGGATCGGCAGCCAGCCCGTGACCAAGGTCGTCGACCGGGAGCTGTTCGACTCCATCGAGGTGGGCCAGTCGCAGGCCGAGGTGGTCGCGCGGCTGCCCGGCGGCGCCGAACCGCCCCTGGGCGACGTCCGGTCGGACGCGGCGCCCGAGCCCGCCGGCGCGGAGTGCCGCTACCTGGTGGCCGACGAGCAGAGCTACAGCTCGCAGGCCACCAGGATCGTGCGGTTCTGCTTCGCCGGCGGGAAGCTGGTCGAGAAGAACACCCACCTGCAGGGGATGTGA
- a CDS encoding ABC transporter permease: MTRRPWVLGGVAGLVFLFLYAPIAWLALVSFNDSRSLSRITGLSTRWYARLFEDDRVLQALGLSLRLALTSALVSTAIGTLAAFGLRRAFPGRGPWTVLLSLPLVVPEVVLGVALLGFCVKLAGIPLGFGALLAAHVAFSLSFVVVVVRSRVAGMDARLEEAAADLGASPLVAFRTVTWPLVAPAVAAGAAFAFLLSFDDVVTSSYLTGVGSTTLPVFVYAQASKRGVSPEIVALSTLLVAVSALLLVAGVLAAAWRARRTGTASTFVEAGRDR, encoded by the coding sequence GTGACCCGGCGGCCGTGGGTGCTCGGCGGCGTGGCCGGGCTGGTGTTCCTGTTCCTGTACGCGCCGATCGCGTGGCTGGCGCTGGTGTCGTTCAACGACTCCCGGTCGCTGAGCCGGATCACCGGGCTGTCCACGCGCTGGTACGCCCGGCTCTTCGAGGACGACCGGGTGCTCCAGGCGCTGGGCCTGTCCCTGCGCCTGGCGCTGACCAGCGCCCTGGTCTCCACCGCGATCGGCACGCTGGCCGCGTTCGGCCTGCGGCGGGCGTTCCCGGGGCGCGGCCCGTGGACGGTGCTGCTGAGCCTGCCGCTGGTGGTGCCCGAGGTGGTGCTGGGCGTGGCGCTGCTGGGGTTCTGCGTGAAGCTCGCGGGCATCCCGCTGGGCTTCGGCGCGCTGCTGGCCGCGCACGTGGCGTTCTCGCTCAGCTTCGTGGTCGTGGTGGTGCGGTCCCGGGTCGCGGGCATGGACGCGCGGCTGGAGGAGGCCGCCGCGGACCTCGGCGCGAGCCCGCTGGTGGCGTTCCGCACGGTCACCTGGCCGCTGGTGGCACCGGCGGTGGCGGCGGGCGCGGCGTTCGCGTTCCTGCTGTCGTTCGACGACGTGGTGACGTCGAGCTACCTGACCGGCGTCGGCTCCACCACGCTGCCGGTGTTCGTCTACGCGCAGGCGAGCAAGCGGGGCGTGTCGCCGGAGATCGTGGCGCTGTCCACGCTGCTGGTGGCGGTGAGCGCGCTGCTGCTGGTCGCCGGTGTGCTGGCGGCCGCCTGGCGGGCCCGCAGAACCGGCACCGCGTCAACTTTCGTCGAGGCCGGCCGCGACCGATGA
- a CDS encoding ABC transporter permease: MARPRWLVATGLLAPTGLWLGLFLIAPLALVVQFSFATRDTGVARAVLPWTAQAYATALDPAFLPIFGRTLAYAGATTVLCLLLGFPLAWFTARHGGRYRTALLAAVLVPFWSSYLARIYAWKALLDGEGLVNTLLGYVGLDREGGFLLTHAAVVLGLTYGFLPFMVLPLYVACERFDHRLVEASHDLGHGRASTFLRVVLPGVAPGVLAGSLLVLVPSAGDFVTPRLLGGVEQSTFGSVIDDQFRGGNNWPLGSAMAVLLLVLVVVVLVLRGRRGEDVL, translated from the coding sequence ATGGCACGTCCCCGCTGGCTCGTCGCCACCGGTCTGCTCGCGCCGACCGGGCTGTGGCTGGGCCTGTTCCTGATCGCGCCCCTGGCGCTGGTGGTGCAGTTCAGCTTCGCCACCCGCGACACGGGCGTGGCGCGGGCGGTGCTGCCGTGGACCGCGCAGGCGTACGCGACCGCGCTGGACCCGGCGTTCCTGCCGATCTTCGGCCGCACCCTGGCCTACGCGGGCGCCACCACGGTGCTGTGCCTGCTGCTGGGCTTCCCGCTGGCGTGGTTCACCGCCCGGCACGGCGGCCGGTACCGGACCGCGCTGCTGGCGGCCGTGCTGGTGCCGTTCTGGTCCAGCTACCTGGCCCGGATCTACGCGTGGAAGGCGCTGCTGGACGGCGAGGGCCTGGTCAACACCCTGCTCGGCTACGTCGGCCTGGACCGCGAGGGCGGGTTCCTGCTCACCCACGCCGCCGTGGTGCTGGGCCTGACCTACGGGTTCCTGCCCTTCATGGTGCTGCCGCTGTACGTGGCGTGCGAGCGGTTCGACCACCGCCTGGTGGAGGCGTCCCACGACCTCGGGCACGGGCGCGCGTCGACCTTCCTGCGGGTGGTGCTGCCGGGCGTGGCGCCGGGCGTGCTGGCCGGGTCGCTGCTGGTCCTGGTGCCCTCGGCGGGCGACTTCGTGACGCCGCGGCTGCTCGGCGGGGTCGAGCAGTCGACCTTCGGCAGCGTGATCGACGACCAGTTCCGCGGCGGCAACAACTGGCCGCTCGGGTCGGCGATGGCGGTGCTGCTGCTGGTGCTGGTGGTGGTCGTGCTGGTGCTGCGCGGCCGGCGCGGGGAGGACGTGCTGTGA